The Tachysurus vachellii isolate PV-2020 chromosome 19, HZAU_Pvac_v1, whole genome shotgun sequence genome segment TTCATGTATATCAGTTCTGCTCATCCATTTTAGTTCAAATATCAACTGTAGTTTAAATATCAACTATCCGCTGACATTTGAGAGCTTTACTTCTGTCTCACCCACCTTTATCTGGTATGTAGGACCTGCCAAACGCCATGAATGCAGCAGAGATCACCGACAAACTGGGCCTTCACTCACTTCGCCACCGCAACTGGTACATCCAGGCCACTTGCGCCACCAGCGGTGACGGTCTGTACGAAGGCCTTGACTGGTTGGCCAACCAGCTCAAGAACAAAAAGTAAGGCATATCTGTGGACAACTGAGCTGCAGGTCTTCAGGAAGCACCAGtgggtttattttattgtgtttacaaTATGAGGCTGAAGAGAGCAGGCTGGCTCAGTGTCTAGCTGTGTAGCCTGTACTTTTCACACTTTGTAAAAATGTCACTTTAAACCCCTTACTCCTATTCTGATGATATATAATGATAGAAAATTAGTAGCACATCTCCATatcatgtttttctgttttgttagtGGAAAGAAAGCTGGTTGAAGGTGTGAAATCAAGTGATTCAGTAATCAATAATAAGAGATGCTGAATTTTGTTATTACTGTGGTATAAAGTCTGAAGTGTTAAATGCAGGTCATTTAAACTATTATAATATGCTGCCCAAATGACTTAAAGGTCTTAGATAtaggaaataaaatgaagtgaATATTCTTTCGGAGACAGATCCAGGAGTGCTAGACATCTAtctattttatatgtttttgcTAGAGTAATGCTATTGAGGTTTTATAGTAACATTCTGTGTTTCATTAGCATTTAGATCTGTGAGGAAACCGCTATTACATTTTGACTGCTTGCGTATATCGCCCTGTTTTGTGTGGGCCTCTGCGAGTTTGTACACAGATAGAAGACATTATCACtattcatgttttcttttgttttgttgtttgattTTTGCATGCAGACATTGACTTGACAGAATTATACGGTGGCTGCACATTTCTTGGCTTATCAGTTATATCTCTTCTCTAGCATGGAAGTGTGTGgtctgctttttttattatatctgtTGCATGTGTTTATTAGATGCTGTGCATTAGACAAGAGTAGCTCTCTGTAGCTCCATCAGTGGTCTAGCTGATATTTGTTTGTTAGAGCGATTAGAAgccactgtatatttatttctcatCATATATTGGTGAATGAGAACAAGGAGTTGTAAAATTTGAAAAGATATTTATTGTGTGCTTCTGatcaaatcatgtttttttaatgcattgtcCATAATTTCTGTAGCGATGCTGAGATTTCAACGGTTCAATCAAACGTTTCACTGAAAAAAGCAGCGTTATAAAACAGCATCCCACAATACCTCAACTTGTCTCTCTGCTCGACTGTTCATTTCACTTACTGTTACGTACTTCTGCCCTACAAACTTTACACAACATCTTTCCACTTACACATTCTCAGCCATTCTACTCGACACcacaaaaaggtttttttttctttgtttatttattagtgacttttttaaaaaaaaaaaatacatagtgAGCAGCTGaaacactatttatttgtaCCAATTGTGCAAATCAGGTTAGAACTGCTTAGTAATTAATATGTTGCAAAGATGATTAACTGGCATTAATACGATGTATCTACCTGTGTAAATATGCCCAATATATTATCGAACAAAACTGTCCAATAAACTCTCTGTGACAAAAAGGAAACATTTGTCTATTCTGGAGAAAGACTTGCatgaaatagaaatattttacgTTTTTGCTGACAGCAAAAAAGTGGATTACTgcatttttaaaaccttttaaatacCTTTAGAAACTGGAGTGTAAGATAAAATTTTTTATACTGTCCGTGAAGAAACATGCAAAGGCATGATTCCAGTGATATGTCAGACATGTTCGTTGATTTTGTTCATCAGTTTTACATCAGAGTATTGCTCAGCCGTACATTTTAgtgtttctgtatttattatttatcatgatATTCATAGCCTTCGGTTTGTGGGCTGTGGAGCAGATTACCATGTCATTTCATTCTTATGGATtagtatttaattataaaatgtgcCTCTTTATCATAATAACATTGTGTGACACCACAGAAAGCTATAAATCTTTTCTTAATGTATGCTGCCATGGATACAGAAAGAGTAGCTATATACCTGCACTTCTCAgctctttttaaacatttttttaactactCTCTCTGCCAACATTAATCACTAACTTGGAAAATTCTAGCAGTGGGAATTGTGAAAATCCTCTCACCAAGGTGCCCAGTGTCTCGCCTTCTCTGTTTTTTCTGGcttatcccacacacacatacacctcccTGCTTACCCTCACAGAGTGTCTCCAGGGGTGTGACAGCAGTATGTGGGTCAGGGCAGCTCACTCCGGGCTGCCAGCCCCCAATGCCCCCTGCAGGGGGTGCACAATAGCGGCACCGCGGCGGGTGCCATTGCTGGGATTCTCTTTCGTAACCGGGGCGCTCTCGGCCAGGGCACAGACACACTGGCAGCAGTGCAGCAATCAATTCATCAATGCATGATGGGAGCACGGGGTGCTGAAGCTCAGCCAGCCCACCCCCATAGCCAGACCCTGGCCACCAGCGCTGAGCCTGCGATACAGACCTGGAGTGGTGTATTAGTGCATGAAAATGCAGATCATTTAGAGGGCAAGAGGGGCCAGCATGGAGCTGATTGCTCTAATAGTACTGCAATATTCCACTTTAACGATCGTTGAGGGTTAAAGAAGCAGGATGAATTAGCAGGCATAGGGGTAAATGTGTTGGAAAGCACAAACTAAACTGATTCATTTGACAGCTGAGTTGACAATATTTCAAAGGTGGTACATGCATATTTTGTCAACAAGCTTAATTTAATGCTGATGTAAAATAtgtaacatgaaaataaaaacattacatattaactgtcaaatgtttttttcccccccacagTGCTTTGATTAATCTGAATCGGTTAAAACATTTGCCTTATGAACAACAATGAcagataaaaaaatcatttgatcTTTCAGCTGAATTCAGATTTGACTTATtttggaaaatgttttattttaatttaatgtcgCATCAACGTgtgcacaacaataaaaactTAAAAGAGATTACTGTATTTGCTCAGAGCTCTAACAATAAAGGAAATACTAAGCATTggttaaactgaaaaataaaagaaaataaaaattgcatTAGATACTGTGctttatgcaaaaaaataaatgcatagaAATAGAACTGTGTAGTGGTAAGAATTCTGTTATTAGGATTCATGTGATATTTGGTGTGTTGAGGTGAAAGTGAATTTAAAAGTACTTTTGGTGAAGCTTCAGCTAGTGAGCatcaacatttaaaaagatattAGTGCTAAAATACCACACAAAAGTTGAACCACAGTGAACTGCACTTAAGATCTATTGatagatattgtgtgtgtatagcatATAATATAACGTTAGGTCTTCGACGTGCTAAAGTTAGTATTGTAAATGTGTTCATATGATATACTGCCTTACTGATGGATAGATCTTTACTTTCAGGTCATGGGTTCTCAGTGAGCTGCTATATTACTTCTTAGTGAAAGTACTACAGTGCTAATACCGCCACCTTGTGGACAGATTGGCACATGACATGCCTTAAAGACATTTTAGGGAAATTCTTTTCACATTATAAACAAGTTAGCTGCTTATTGTAGAATAGAATTTGATTTCTTGCTTGTACGTTTTAACAGCCAAAGAAGAATCTTGAACATGAAGTGCAGCAGCTACATTTCTCCTAAGGACTAAAGTCCTTCAAGTCATAATTTACTTATGTACTTAATGTTACTATAGTGCGTTTTTTAAATCattgacaaaaaaagaaagaaaaaaaaaacgactggAGGAAGAATATTTGTATAAACTGTAgaaagtttacatttaaaaacaatcacggataacattttaaaaaaaaaagtaggcctgacattttttttaacttaaggAAGAAACTTTTAGATCATTTGCTTCAACGAATATAGACAATATAACAGATTTGATTTTAAAGAATTACACAAAACGTGATTTTTGATTCTACAGCGTATTTGAACAATAAACAATGtaattttttacataaaaaattaaaaaaaaaaaaaaaaaagctgtgcttTTAAATGCTGATTTTTGCCTAATAGTTAACCATAAGACTTCGTTACATTTATAAGCTggtttaatgtaaaatattagaaaccttatgtaaaaaaatgtgtatgtatagtaCAAAAGAAAGCTGTATTATTAATGCCTGGTGGAGGAAACTTGGGCCCGTTAATCCGACATGAAGCTAAACCGATATTGTTCCTTCTACTACAGACAGCGGTCGCTGCACGGACACTGTTGACATGGATAACTCTCTACCGCCAATGTTTATGTACTAAATCGGATagaattgttgttttttcacttCGTGTGCAACATTTTGGTGCGGTTTTGCTTCGAATATTCATAAACCTCCATTTCTAAGTAGCCAAAGAAATCCAAATATTACGAATGTAACGCGTGGTAATATTTATAAACTAGGCCTTGCGGCGCCTCGGTTTTTCCCACGGATTCAATCCGGAATGAAGCTCCTGGGCCTCGGACAGCAGTGACACTCCACACCCGGTAAGACCCGACAGAGACTACGCCTTCTGCGCGCTTTGTCTCTTGACGCTTACTGTTACTTGTTTTCATCCGAGATAAACCAAAAGCATATAGTCTGACTTTcagtagtttttagtttaaaaGTTACACAGCTAAACTTTAACGTGAGACATTAAACTTAGCTAGCGCGGCTAATTAGTAGCTTAGCATACGTCTGTGCGTAATATTAGCCTGCTAGCTAAACTAGCTAGCTATGTCAGTTTGTTCCCCTTCGTATTTAGCTaactagaaaaaaaagtgttaactATCAAACTGCACTTTTGACTCCAGTGTAGTGATAACGTCCAGATTTACGTGAATATTTAAATCTGCATGTACTGCATGCAGCATGTACTGCTACCGAATATCCACAATGCTAATTGTTTGCTAGCATCGTTCCCAGTATTTATTGTTTACAGTTATGGCTCCAGCTAACGTTAGCTACTTGGATCTGTTTGTGGGTTACATAAACGAGTATCCGTGTcaaatataaatgcatataaacTTACTGCACTGCAGTTGTGTGTTTAGTCGAACTTGTTCTTGCAGCTTTTAATCGTTTTATTGATGTTTACGGTCTCACACTCGCGGTCCTGTTTCTAATTGACTTATTAATGAAACACTTCGCTTACTGCTAGCTTGCGCATGGACAGAagttccaggtttttttttttgttttttttttttttttttacaacttatTCTTATATTAAAATGGAAATATGAAAACTACAAACGCTTCCAAGGCGCAAAAGGATTTATAATAAGTTCTTAACGTGTCCGGTGTAATCAGAGGCTCCTGTGTGATTCAGTGAGTTTTGTAAAAGGAAAAGCAGACAAACCGCTGATCAGCTCAGTATTTAGGTTCCTTCTGCAGACTGTTTGTGGGTGTAAATTATTTAATCGCATGCAGCTTGAGGGAGAACTGTGCTACATGATCTTTAATGATGTTTCGTTACTTTCTCAACAGGTGCTAAATAGTGGCGGGTACCAGATTCTGAGTTCATCTAGAACTGTGAAGGAAACCCAGCTTTGTGATCCGCCTTCATTTGTCTAACACATTGCAGTGTGTCTGACTCAGTAGAGACCGACAGAGTGAAGTGGAACTGGGTACGCTGAAGTTCCAACCCTGAAAACATCATATTTAAGGCCTCTAGTGCTGAAATAGTCTGTCCACCTTTTTCATCATGGCCTCCGTTCCAGTTTATTGTTTGTGTCGGCTTCCTTACGATGTCACACGCTTCATGATTGAGTGTGATGTTTGTCAGGACTGGTTTCATGGAAGGTAGGTGACATCttgtatttaacatttttaatctttacCGGACATATTAATCTGCATTAAACGTGTGTCACAGAAGTATTGTTTTGGCTTTAGCtgtgttggagtggaagaagaCAAAGCAGCAGACATTGACCTGTACCACTGCCCCAACTGTCAAGTGACACACGGACCCTCTGTCAGTAAGTATTAAATAGCTGTATTCCCCTGCCCATTTTCTTTGTATAACTcgtaatctatttttatttccccCACGCACACTAATTCATCCCTGCTCCCATTTCTCTTCTATCAATAATTATTGGTTTTATAACATTCTACCGCTTCTCTTCTAGTGCGTAAGCGGCGTGGGGGTTCTAAGCAGACAGATGGTTCAGGAAGCAGGAGGGATTCAGGGCGACCTGTGAAGACCGGGAGTGCTCAGTTTGTTCGTGAGTTGCGCAGTCGCACTTTTCCCAGGTAAATTGTCTTTGTTACCGATATCGTagtgttaaaatattaaagtttaCCAGCCTGAGGATTATTTGAATTTTCTCCACAGAACAAGATAACTCGATGATgctaatatattaaatacattaatatcgTATTATCATAAACAGAGTAATGGATCACCACTGCTCTCATCACAGAATAGTGAGAAATAACGACAGAGATTGGTGATCGAGTTGAATGCATTTGACTGCAAGTGTACATGTGGTTAAAATCATATCATGAGGCAATCCAGATAAAGGAAATTCACAgttaaaaatgctgttttattcTGGGTGTTTTAGTGCCGATGAGGTCCTTCTGAAGCCGACAGGGGCCCAGCTCACGGTGGACTTTCTGGAGGAGCGCTCCTTCAGTGTTCCAGTGCTAGTCTTGAGGCGGGATGGGTTAGGAATGAGTCTGCCTCCTCCATCATTCTCTGTTTCCGATGTTGAGCACTTCATTGGTAATAAGCCTTAAGCAGTCCATTGCTGATAACTCGTGTCAGATAATCTATATGGCCATTTTATGAAACGTTACTTTATGTGCATTGTTCTGTTATAGGAAGCGATAAAGAAATTGATGTAATTGACGTGATGCGTCAGGCAGACCTGAAGATGAAACTTGGGGATTTTGCCGAGTACTATAATAGCCCCAACCGCGACAGAGTGCTCAATGTGATAAGCCTGGAGTTTTCAGACACCAGGTATGGAGATTCCTTTTATATTTAATCAAATTTATgatatatagtattataaatatttaccacTTCACTTTCACTGGGAAGTCCCTACGGCTTGGCAATAAATTCCTATATAaatctctgtgtttatgtgtctatgAATGTAGAAGTTCTATAGTTTGTTGGTAGGTACAAATTGTGAAAATGCCATTCAAAATTCAAGCAAAATACATTTGATCTAAAGAGGTCTCTCAATTGATGTTaacatgctttatttttctaaCAGCTGAACTTGTCAGCACAAGACATAACTCATTTGTTTTAATGGATATACACCTGCCCAAAACCATGTCGGTTAAGTCTTAGTAAATTTTGGTAGTTTGGTACTTAGTAAATGTTAAGCTAGACTTGAAAACAGCAGTTTTCAAGGaatattatatttgtgtgtcCCAGATTGTCTAATCTTGTCGAGACCCCAAAGATTGTGAGAAAACTATCATGGGTCGAAAACCTCTGGCCTGAAGAGTCTGTGTTTGAGAGGCCAAATGTGCAGAAGTACTGTCTGATGGGGGTGAAGGACAGCTACACTGACTTCCACATTGATTTTGGAGGAACTTCAGTGTGGTACCATGTACTACGGGTGAGGCAGATTCATTTAGTTCTAGTAAAGGAGCTGGATTTTCAAACTTTAAACCGTGTCTTGTGTccataaaaatagttttaacaTGATTTAGAAAGTTattgtgttatgtttttttttttattcagggtGAGAAGATTTTCTATCTGATCCGTCCAACTCCTGCTAACCTGGCACTGTTTGAGCGCTGGAGCTCCTCTTCCAATCAGAACGAGCTCTTCTTTGGGGACCAAGTGGACATGTGCTACAAGTGCTCACTCAAGCAAGGAAACACACTGTTTATTCCAACCGGTATAAAATATTCTCTTGTTGTTTAATTTTGCCTGTTTCTTCATAGTGAATGTTGGCTTATAGTATAGAGCTGTGAAcgttttaaaatgaatgcagTTGTTCAATTCTCCTGTAGAAACTATCTAGAAGGCCCTAAGCTATATATTAACAGGGAAACAGTATTTGCATTATATTCAAcacattaaatagaaataattgtCTGTTGCAATATGGCACTGTCCTGACAGTGTTAAGTAAAAGaggtgtttatatatacatatacgtataacTGCATATAGAGGTTTTGATATGATGTGTATTTTGGTATTTTGTCTTCCATCAGGATGGATCCATGCAGTTCTTACTCCAGTTGACTGCCTGGCATTTGGTGGCAATTTTCTTCACAGCCTCAACATCGACATGCAGCTTCGGTAAGGCGTTAAACTAACTAGTACAAATATTCAGTTGAGTATACTTCTGTTAATAGCACGATTAACATATGAAATCCGTGTCCGGTGTTCTTCCACGTCTTTTTCAGAGCATATGAAATAGAGAAGAGACTCAGCACAGCAGACTTGTTTAAGTTTCCTAACTTTGAAACGGTGTGCTGGTATGTTGGCAAGCACATCCTTGACACTTTTAGAGGTAAGACATTTGttaaagatttgtttaataTCTTTTGAGAAACATAGTAGTGCCTTTCCTTACTAGTTATATTGCAACAAAAAATGAGAAGAATCAAACTAAAGATGATCATCAAATGTAAATTTAAGATCGTTTGCACTATAATTTGAGGAAGTGGGATCACCTGAAGCTGAATCAGTTCCAGTTGTTCTTACGTTGCTCTTTGTTGTTATTTAGGCCTGAGGGAAAATCGACGGCATCCTGCTTCTTACCTGGTCAATGGAGCCAAGGCTCTCAATAATGCCTTCCGAAGTTGGACTCGCAAAGAGGTGATCTGTCACAGtcacaaatttatttatttagcagagTGCTCATGGCAGCACTGAGTAACAGCCATTGTGGCATAGTTCCACAACCACAAATTGACAGTGTCCCAAAACACAGGTAAAGGTATAAACTTAATACTCACTGATTTcaccctccaaaaaaaaaaaatcagcagatTGTTCTGGCATTAGtgttatcatttttaaatgatcaacaatttttagaaaaacagacagaattaacagcagtgtttgttttctcttcaaGTCATTGACAGAGCATGAAGACGAGATTCCAGAAACCATCAATACCCAACAGCTGGTGAAGGATCTGGCTAAAGAGATACGACTTGTAGAGGTAAGGATCACTCTGTATTTAGCAAATGTGTAGTATAAATATCTAATgtggttttttttctcccctgaattaagtatgtattattataaatatgtttctCTTGACAGGACATCTTTCAGCAGAATATAAACAGAAGTGGGGCTTCATTCGGTGGCCCACAGACCCTTCCTCCTGCTCACCCAAAACCTCCATTAACCACTCCTCTCAACCCTGGCAGACCTCCAGGTAAAAAAAGGGGCCCTAAACCCAAAGAAGCGCCCGGTGGTGGGGGCATAGGACCTCCAGGGGTCAAGAAAAAAGGCCAGAAAGCGAAGGAAATGAAGATGGAGGCAGGAGAGCTGGATCTGCTGGAGATTCATACTAAACACACCCTGAAGAAATTTCAACCCGGAAACAAGTCCAGAAATAAGAGCAAGGTAGAATCCAAATCATCCATCAAGACTTTATGAAAGGCTTTGAATAGGGCATCTTAAGATGTACTATAGGTTGTCAgtttttcagtgtttgtttctttccaaAAGATGGACATGCCAGGAGGCTGTGTAGCAGACTTtgaagggaaaataaataagagcAAGCTTAAACTTGTTCTCACCAATGGCAAGATCCAAGGGTAGGACTGGACTTTTATCAACAACTGTTATATCTCTTTTGCACTGCTatagtaatgttttttttgttttataactcTCTAATTTCTTGGTCTTTTAGGAAAAAGGGGGGCTGCTCTGGCAGCACTAATGGAGCAGGGCGCACTGCTCAGTTCCAGCCACTAACaagcagctcagctctttcatCAGACTTTGATTCTGAAGACGAGCTTCAAATAGATGAAAGTCCTCCTCCTCGCCGCAGGCCAGTTGTACCTAGCAAAAAGAAACTGGCTGGTAGGTTAAtggtttttgtttcttctttataATGCACAATTATTTCTGCTTTTCTAGCACATGcctaatataaaattataagcCAATATTTCCTTTTAGTAGGTCTTCCCAGGAAACTACCACGAGCAAAACCATGCTCAGACCCACACCGCATCAGAGAGCCTGGAGAGGTGGATTTTGATATTGAGGTAAACCTGAGCTTAGTCCTATAGTAAAAGATCTAATATAAGATAAGATGCATATATTGCCTGGAGTAAAGGTTTTTTTGTGTCTCTCAGGAGGATTACACCACAGATGAAGAGATGCTCACTGTGCAGGGATTAAAGGCAGGAGCAGGGGGAATCTTGGACTTGCTTAAGGCTAGCAAACAGGTAGCTGGCTTGGACCATGCTGTCAGGTACAGTGTTGCATCTCATTTTTGGCCTTGAATTTTGAACTATAATGGTGAAATTCACACGAATAActattttcattttgtaaaatgAGATCAAAAAATCCCTACAGAATTTTTcttattacttttaaaaaggAACTTTAGTTGGTAATCGTAGTACTAGACAATATCTAAAAATGCTTAGAactttttattatgtaaaataaatttgttggTAATAGATTACATTTCCCTGTTTTAGAAGGGTTGTGACTGTTACCTGTTTCTCATTATAATCATCCTGTTTCCCTATTGCTGTATCGTCTGTAAATTTCAATAGTTTTAAACAATAAACCACCAATAATTTACCAAATTatgatttaaaatacatttagtaCAGTTTGGTCtaaaataatcatttgtgtAAGCATTGACTGAGGATCCTGAAGAGAAAAATGTTGAGAAAAATTAGAACAAAATGCAACTGATTAACAAAggtcattgtttgtttgttttttttcttctttttgtgatTTGTAGCGAGGAAGCTCCAGCCTCTCCCAGTACCCGTGATGCTATCCAGGGCATGCTATCCATGGCCAAtcccccttcttcttcttcgtcttcatcctcttcttcttcctccccCTCCTCGTCTCCTTTGTCTTCGTCTGGACGGCGTGAAAGGTTGGGGACAATAAAGGAAAAAGCCAGGAGGGCTATGTGGGTTGGCGGTGccgagaagaagagagagaagaagaacatCATCCAGAGGCCAGGCAAGCGGCCCATCAAACGGCCTGCCAGGCACCTCAGTGACGACGACAGTCCTGATGAGCAGGAGACGCTGGGAACCTGTTTTAAAGACTCTGATTATGGTGGGTACAGACTC includes the following:
- the phf8 gene encoding histone lysine demethylase PHF8 isoform X2, with product MASVPVYCLCRLPYDVTRFMIECDVCQDWFHGSCVGVEEDKAADIDLYHCPNCQVTHGPSVMRKRRGGSKQTDGSGSRRDSGRPVKTGSAQFVRELRSRTFPSADEVLLKPTGAQLTVDFLEERSFSVPVLVLRRDGLGMSLPPPSFSVSDVEHFIGSDKEIDVIDVMRQADLKMKLGDFAEYYNSPNRDRVLNVISLEFSDTRLSNLVETPKIVRKLSWVENLWPEESVFERPNVQKYCLMGVKDSYTDFHIDFGGTSVWYHVLRGEKIFYLIRPTPANLALFERWSSSSNQNELFFGDQVDMCYKCSLKQGNTLFIPTGWIHAVLTPVDCLAFGGNFLHSLNIDMQLRAYEIEKRLSTADLFKFPNFETVCWYVGKHILDTFRGLRENRRHPASYLVNGAKALNNAFRSWTRKESLTEHEDEIPETINTQQLVKDLAKEIRLVEDIFQQNINRSGASFGGPQTLPPAHPKPPLTTPLNPGRPPGKKRGPKPKEAPGGGGIGPPGVKKKGQKAKEMKMEAGELDLLEIHTKHTLKKFQPGNKSRNKSKMDMPGGCVADFEGKINKSKLKLVLTNGKIQGKKGGCSGSTNGAGRTAQFQPLTSSSALSSDFDSEDELQIDESPPPRRRPVVPSKKKLAGLPRKLPRAKPCSDPHRIREPGEVDFDIEEDYTTDEEMLTVQGLKAGAGGILDLLKASKQVAGLDHAVSEEAPASPSTRDAIQGMLSMANPPSSSSSSSSSSSSPSSSPLSSSGRRERLGTIKEKARRAMWVGGAEKKREKKNIIQRPGKRPIKRPARHLSDDDSPDEQETLGTCFKDSDYVYPSLESDEEEHTLKSKMKRKRNWDDTPWSPKARVTPTLPKQERPVREGARVASVETGLAAAAAKLAQQEQQKTTTKRKYTKKKIPQEKGHSAASHLQIQPDSMSPPLPPEPLVECITEERRGETYSASLLDHEYTAGPGPFGPGGPRGSAAMAPGVFLTTRRPSLSPQNSSSYSPSAPSPAGMASPGSAGSGVGQGKRPKKGLATAKQRLGKILKIHRNGKLLL
- the phf8 gene encoding histone lysine demethylase PHF8 isoform X1, whose amino-acid sequence is MASVPVYCLCRLPYDVTRFMIECDVCQDWFHGSCVGVEEDKAADIDLYHCPNCQVTHGPSVMRKRRGGSKQTDGSGSRRDSGRPVKTGSAQFVRELRSRTFPSADEVLLKPTGAQLTVDFLEERSFSVPVLVLRRDGLGMSLPPPSFSVSDVEHFIGSDKEIDVIDVMRQADLKMKLGDFAEYYNSPNRDRVLNVISLEFSDTRLSNLVETPKIVRKLSWVENLWPEESVFERPNVQKYCLMGVKDSYTDFHIDFGGTSVWYHVLRGEKIFYLIRPTPANLALFERWSSSSNQNELFFGDQVDMCYKCSLKQGNTLFIPTGWIHAVLTPVDCLAFGGNFLHSLNIDMQLRAYEIEKRLSTADLFKFPNFETVCWYVGKHILDTFRGLRENRRHPASYLVNGAKALNNAFRSWTRKESLTEHEDEIPETINTQQLVKDLAKEIRLVEDIFQQNINRSGASFGGPQTLPPAHPKPPLTTPLNPGRPPGKKRGPKPKEAPGGGGIGPPGVKKKGQKAKEMKMEAGELDLLEIHTKHTLKKFQPGNKSRNKSKMDMPGGCVADFEGKINKSKLKLVLTNGKIQGKKGGCSGSTNGAGRTAQFQPLTSSSALSSDFDSEDELQIDESPPPRRRPVVPSKKKLAVGLPRKLPRAKPCSDPHRIREPGEVDFDIEEDYTTDEEMLTVQGLKAGAGGILDLLKASKQVAGLDHAVSEEAPASPSTRDAIQGMLSMANPPSSSSSSSSSSSSPSSSPLSSSGRRERLGTIKEKARRAMWVGGAEKKREKKNIIQRPGKRPIKRPARHLSDDDSPDEQETLGTCFKDSDYVYPSLESDEEEHTLKSKMKRKRNWDDTPWSPKARVTPTLPKQERPVREGARVASVETGLAAAAAKLAQQEQQKTTTKRKYTKKKIPQEKGHSAASHLQIQPDSMSPPLPPEPLVECITEERRGETYSASLLDHEYTAGPGPFGPGGPRGSAAMAPGVFLTTRRPSLSPQNSSSYSPSAPSPAGMASPGSAGSGVGQGKRPKKGLATAKQRLGKILKIHRNGKLLL